CTGAGTCTAAGCAGGATCCAGAAAAGATGGCGGAGGATATAAAATACCTTCTGAAAAGCTTTTAAGGGAAATCTTTGAAAGAAACGGTTTTTATCTGACGGAAGAGAAATTAGAAAAATTTTCCATTTATCTTGAACAGCTAAAAAGGTGGAACAAGATTCACAACTTGACCGCCATAGAAGATCCAAAAGAGATAGCCATCAGACACTTTTTAGACTCTTTGACTCTCACGCTCTGTTTTAAGGAAAAGGAAGTAAAGGTTGAAGGTAAGACTTTTTGCGATGTGGGAAGTGGTGCGGGCTTTCCTGGTGTCCCCCTGAGCATATACTACGGAGAAACCTTAGATATAACATTGATAGAGTCTGTTTCAAAGAAGTGTGCGTTTTTGGAGTTCTTAAGAGCTCACTTAGACCTAAACTACAAGGTCCTTTGCAAAAGGGCAGAGAGCTTAAACCAGCAGTTTGATTATGCCTTATGCAGAGCCTTGGGAAAACTGGAAGATATAAAACCTATGCTTTTGACCTTAGCTAAGGAAGGCGTGTTTATCATGAAAGGAAAAGAAATACCAAAAGGATACGATTATTGCAGAATAACTCTGAGGGACATAAAAGACAGTTACATTATCTTCATACCAAAGATCAGGTAGCCTGTATGGGCTACCATCCTATCCTCTGGTCTTAGTCTTTCGTAGACGGGTTTATAATTTCTGAGAAGAATTTCCAAAACCTCAAGCCCACCAAATAACCCTTCCGCCTCTTTTAAAAGCTGGGAAACTTGGTTGGTGGTTGGTAGCAAAAATCCACAGACTGCTCCCCTTTTTAGGACCTTATGCACCTTTTCCAGATAGTGCCAAGGTTCCCTCACATCCACAAAGCACGCATCAAAGGACTCTTCTTGAACCTCTGCCTCCGCAAAGTCCATGTTTATAGCTTCCACGTTCTTACACAGTCCAAAAGTCTCCCAATTTTTCAAAGCGTTTTTGTAGAACTCCTGAGATACTTCGTAAGCTATTACTTTGCCAGCCAATTGGGAAAGCACAGCGGTAAGGGCACCACTTCCTATTCCAAATTCCAAAACGGTTGAGCTTTTGTCTATGCCAAGTTTAAAGGCTATGTAAAAGGCATCCTTTGGATAAATTATTTGGGTTTTCCTTTTGAAGCCGTAAAGTATTATGCTTTCTAAGGTGGGCTTAAGGAGGTAAAAATCTCCAACCTTTGAACCGTATTCCTTTCCTACAATTTGTTCAAACTTTAAGGTTTTCTTTCCGTAGTTTATGCTAAA
Above is a genomic segment from Thermocrinis jamiesonii containing:
- the rsmG gene encoding 16S rRNA (guanine(527)-N(7))-methyltransferase RsmG, producing MTEEKLEKFSIYLEQLKRWNKIHNLTAIEDPKEIAIRHFLDSLTLTLCFKEKEVKVEGKTFCDVGSGAGFPGVPLSIYYGETLDITLIESVSKKCAFLEFLRAHLDLNYKVLCKRAESLNQQFDYALCRALGKLEDIKPMLLTLAKEGVFIMKGKEIPKGYDYCRITLRDIKDSYIIFIPKIR
- a CDS encoding tRNA (adenine-N1)-methyltransferase is translated as MQIQEGDFVLIQIEDKRFLKRLTKGFSINYGKKTLKFEQIVGKEYGSKVGDFYLLKPTLESIILYGFKRKTQIIYPKDAFYIAFKLGIDKSSTVLEFGIGSGALTAVLSQLAGKVIAYEVSQEFYKNALKNWETFGLCKNVEAINMDFAEAEVQEESFDACFVDVREPWHYLEKVHKVLKRGAVCGFLLPTTNQVSQLLKEAEGLFGGLEVLEILLRNYKPVYERLRPEDRMVAHTGYLIFGMKIM